From Cannabis sativa cultivar Pink pepper isolate KNU-18-1 chromosome 8, ASM2916894v1, whole genome shotgun sequence, a single genomic window includes:
- the LOC115723776 gene encoding uncharacterized protein LOC115723776: MSLDFLLCSPRAMVVYDFEYDQENGVWEGGEGLIAKKGAGDEGGREAQRMKKSTRIDAFFKRKNVEVSTSDVSSNLSVDVDHKNSKNRPTKSLRLDNKEGFDINLLERDPGIRPLIWEYLLEKRSESSWFKLFPSWLEYSPKVDAAFCLPCFLFHSKDAPPRLDEFTINGFRSWKKVRGKYCEFLAHIRDDINSPHRNSEKTVADLMNQPIHIGRRFANFTSQEIAYNRLRLKTSIEGIMWLAFQACPFRGHNESKTSINRGNFLELLSFITSYNDKVAEVSDKAPQNATNTSPTTQKQILHVLGNKVRNAIREEIGDAKFSVIIDEARDESKK; encoded by the exons ATGTCCTTGGATTTTCTTCTTTGTTCACCTCGTGCCATGGTGGTGTATGACTTCGAATATGACCAGGAAAATGGGGTTTGGGAGGGTGGAGAGGGCCTAATTGCAAAGAAAGGTGCAGGGGATGAAGGTGGTAGAGAAGCTCAAAGG atgaaaaaatcaactagAATTGATGCATTCTTTAAAAGAAAGAATGTTGAAGTTTCAACATCTGATGTCTCATCAAATCTATCAGTGGATGTAgatcataaaaattcaaaaaatcgcCCAACAAAGTCTTTAAGACTTGACAATAAAGAAGGATTCGATATTAATTTATTAGAGCGTGATCCGGGAATACGCCCGCTAATATGGGAGTATCTACTAGAGAAGCGTAGCGAA TCATCTTGGTTTAAGCTATTTCCATCTTGGTTGGAATATTCTCCTAAAGTAGATGCTGCATTTTGTCTACCATGCTTTTTATTTCACTCTAAAGATGCACCTCCTAGATTGGATGAATTTACTATTAATGGATTTCGATCATGGAAAAAGGTAAgaggaaaatattgtgaattttTAGCACATATTAGAGACGATATAAATTCACCTCATAGAAATTCTGAGAAAACAGTTGCAGATCTCATGAACCAACCAATACATATTGGAAGAAGGTTTGCAAACTTCACATCACAAGAAATTGCTTACAATAGACTTCGTTTGAAAACATCAATTGAGGGGATTATGTGGCTTGCATTTCAAGCATGCCCTTTTAGAGGTCATAATGAATCTAAAACTTCAATTAATCGGGGAAACTTTTTAGAGTTGTTGAGTTTCATAACTTCTTATAATGATAAGGTAGCGGAAGTTTCGGATAAAGCTCCACAAAATGCCACAAATACATCACCAACAACGCAAAAACAAATTTTGCATGTATTGGGAAATAAAGTGAGAAACGCGATTCGTGAAGAAATTGGTGATGCAAAATTTTctgtaataattgatgaagcaCGAGATGAATCTAAGAAATAG